Proteins from a genomic interval of Mycolicibacterium grossiae:
- a CDS encoding FAD-dependent oxidoreductase: MTDTRRVTHLPPSGVADARGRPRAVVVGAGIAGLAAATGLAERGFAVDVVEREQHLGGRVAGWSDTLSDGSTVAMNRGFHAFFRQYYNLRALLRRIDPDLAMLTPVEDYPLIDARGRRDTFRGLPTAPPLNALMFALRSPTFRLRDLARINARAAAPLAAVSVPEVYERLDDRTAEDFLRDINFPDAARHLAFEVFSRSFFAKPPDLSAAELATMFHIYFLGSSEGLVFDVADANFDDALWNPLRRYLETLGARVHTGTSVTSVAPSWTVTLDTGDTLAADAVVLATDVTGCRRIVVDSPALGDPAWRQSIDDLGTAPPFVVHRLWLDRPVRADRPPFLGTGGRPPLDNVSVLERYERQAAQWSRRTGGSVVELHAYAATADEADLRDRLLARLYELYPETAAATIVDERVLCRQDCPRFAPGDFAGRPGVTTPYPGLMLAGDGIRIDLPVALMERAATTGWAAANAILAHHGVRGHLLHTVPTEGRSALLRRLAGQRRSLSA; this comes from the coding sequence GTGACCGACACCCGCCGGGTGACCCATCTGCCCCCGTCGGGCGTCGCCGACGCCCGGGGCCGGCCACGCGCCGTGGTGGTCGGCGCGGGCATCGCCGGTCTGGCGGCCGCGACCGGCCTCGCCGAACGCGGGTTCGCCGTCGACGTCGTCGAACGCGAGCAGCACCTCGGCGGCCGGGTGGCCGGGTGGTCGGACACCCTGAGCGACGGCTCCACCGTGGCGATGAACCGCGGCTTCCACGCCTTCTTCCGTCAGTACTACAACCTGCGCGCGCTGCTGCGGCGCATCGACCCCGACCTCGCGATGCTGACGCCCGTCGAGGACTACCCGCTGATCGACGCGCGCGGGCGGCGGGACACCTTCCGCGGGCTGCCCACCGCCCCGCCCCTCAACGCGCTGATGTTCGCCCTGCGCAGCCCCACCTTCCGGCTGCGTGATCTCGCGCGGATCAACGCCCGCGCCGCCGCGCCGCTCGCCGCGGTCTCGGTGCCCGAGGTCTACGAGCGGCTCGACGACCGCACCGCCGAGGACTTCCTGCGCGACATCAACTTCCCCGACGCCGCACGGCATCTCGCGTTCGAGGTGTTCTCGCGCAGCTTCTTCGCCAAGCCGCCGGATCTCTCGGCCGCCGAGCTGGCGACGATGTTCCACATCTACTTCCTCGGCTCGAGCGAGGGACTCGTCTTCGACGTCGCCGACGCGAACTTCGACGACGCGCTCTGGAATCCGTTGCGGCGCTATCTCGAAACGCTCGGTGCCCGCGTGCACACCGGGACGTCGGTCACGTCGGTCGCACCCTCGTGGACCGTGACGCTCGACACCGGCGACACCCTGGCCGCCGACGCGGTCGTGCTGGCCACCGACGTGACGGGGTGCCGGCGCATCGTCGTCGACTCCCCCGCCCTCGGTGACCCGGCGTGGCGGCAGTCGATCGACGACCTCGGCACCGCGCCGCCGTTCGTCGTGCACCGGCTGTGGCTGGACCGCCCGGTGCGGGCCGACCGGCCGCCGTTCCTCGGCACCGGCGGCAGGCCGCCGCTGGACAACGTCAGCGTGCTCGAACGCTACGAACGCCAGGCCGCGCAGTGGAGCCGGCGCACCGGCGGATCGGTGGTGGAACTGCACGCCTACGCGGCGACCGCCGATGAGGCCGACCTGCGTGACCGCCTGCTGGCCCGGCTGTACGAGCTGTATCCGGAGACCGCGGCGGCCACCATCGTGGACGAACGCGTCCTGTGCCGGCAGGACTGCCCGCGCTTCGCACCCGGCGACTTCGCCGGTCGCCCCGGCGTGACGACGCCATACCCGGGCCTGATGCTGGCCGGTGACGGCATCCGCATCGACCTGCCCGTCGCGTTGATGGAACGCGCCGCCACCACCGGCTGGGCGGCCGCCAACGCGATCCTCGCGCACCATGGAGTGCGGGGACACCTGCTGCACACGGTGCCGACCGAGGGTCGCTCGGCACTGCTGCGACGACTCGCCGGACAACGAAGGAGCCTCTCGGCATGA
- a CDS encoding class I SAM-dependent methyltransferase — translation MNVRRDVPAAFDAGAAAYDGLVGANPGYNEHLLLSAQRMNLPDGGRGLRLLDVGCGTGLSTAALLAAAPHAEIIGVDGSAGMLAQARAKQWPDTVRFVHSYAEGLADAGVEGPFDGILAAYLVRNLPDPDATLTAFRKLLAPGATLAVHDYSVRDSRVAGITWNVVSTAVIIPMGRLRTGDAALYRYLRDSVNRFDGASAFQDRLRANGFVNVRSETVTGWQRGIVHTFLADAP, via the coding sequence GTGAACGTTCGTCGTGACGTACCCGCCGCCTTCGACGCCGGCGCCGCCGCCTACGACGGTCTGGTGGGCGCCAACCCCGGATACAACGAGCACCTGCTGCTCTCGGCTCAGCGGATGAACCTGCCCGACGGTGGCCGCGGCCTGCGCCTGCTCGACGTGGGCTGCGGTACCGGGCTGTCGACCGCGGCGCTGCTGGCCGCCGCGCCGCACGCCGAGATCATCGGCGTCGACGGATCGGCGGGCATGCTGGCCCAGGCGCGCGCCAAGCAGTGGCCCGACACGGTGCGCTTCGTGCACTCCTACGCCGAGGGCCTCGCCGACGCCGGCGTCGAGGGGCCCTTCGACGGCATCCTCGCCGCGTATCTGGTGCGCAACCTGCCCGACCCCGACGCGACCCTGACCGCGTTCCGGAAACTGCTCGCACCCGGCGCCACCTTGGCCGTGCACGACTACTCGGTGCGCGACTCGCGCGTCGCCGGCATCACGTGGAACGTCGTCAGCACGGCGGTGATCATCCCCATGGGACGGCTGCGCACCGGCGACGCCGCCCTCTACCGCTACCTGCGCGACAGCGTGAACCGCTTCGACGGCGCCTCGGCGTTCCAGGATCGCTTGCGCGCCAACGGCTTCGTCAACGTGCGCAGCGAGACCGTGACGGGATGGCAGCGCGGCATCGTGCACACCTTCCTCGCGGACGCACCGTGA
- a CDS encoding 3-isopropylmalate dehydrogenase, producing MNLAVIAGDGIGPEVIAEALKVLDAVLPGVSRTEYDLGARRYHATGETLPDGVVDELRGQDAILLGAIGDPSVPSGVLERGLLLTLRFQLDHHVNLRPSRLLPGVSSPLAGDPSIDFVVVREGTEGPYTGTGGAIRTGTPHEVATEVSLNTAFGVERVVRDAFARAAARRKHLTLVHKTNVLTFAGRLWARTVEEVGREFGDVEIAYQHIDAATIHMVTDPGRFDVIVTDNLFGDIITDLAAAVSGGIGLAASGNIDATRTNPSMFEPVHGSAPDIAGQGIADPTAAIMSVALLLAHVGEDEAAARVDRAVERHLATRGDERLSTSAVGNRIAGLL from the coding sequence CTGAATCTCGCCGTCATCGCCGGCGACGGCATCGGTCCCGAGGTCATCGCCGAGGCGCTCAAGGTGCTCGACGCGGTGCTGCCGGGCGTCTCGCGCACCGAATACGACCTCGGCGCCCGGCGCTACCACGCGACGGGGGAGACGCTGCCCGACGGCGTCGTCGACGAGCTGCGCGGCCAGGACGCCATCCTGCTCGGTGCGATCGGCGACCCCTCGGTGCCTAGCGGTGTGCTGGAGCGGGGACTACTGCTGACGCTGCGCTTCCAGCTCGACCACCACGTCAACCTGCGGCCGTCGCGGCTGCTGCCCGGGGTGTCCAGCCCGCTGGCCGGTGACCCGTCGATCGACTTCGTCGTCGTGCGCGAGGGCACCGAGGGCCCGTACACCGGCACCGGCGGCGCGATCCGCACGGGCACGCCGCACGAGGTGGCCACCGAAGTCAGCCTCAACACGGCCTTCGGCGTCGAGCGCGTCGTCCGCGATGCGTTCGCCCGGGCCGCCGCGCGGCGCAAGCACCTCACGCTGGTGCACAAGACCAACGTGCTGACGTTCGCCGGCCGACTATGGGCACGCACCGTCGAGGAGGTCGGTCGGGAGTTCGGCGACGTCGAGATCGCCTACCAGCACATCGATGCCGCGACCATCCACATGGTCACCGATCCCGGCCGGTTCGACGTCATCGTCACCGACAACCTCTTCGGCGACATCATCACCGACCTCGCGGCCGCGGTGTCGGGCGGCATCGGGCTGGCGGCCAGCGGCAACATCGACGCGACGCGCACCAACCCGTCGATGTTCGAGCCGGTGCACGGCAGCGCGCCGGACATCGCCGGCCAGGGCATCGCCGACCCGACCGCCGCCATCATGTCGGTGGCGCTGCTGCTCGCCCACGTCGGCGAGGACGAGGCGGCCGCGCGCGTGGACCGCGCGGTGGAACGCCACCTCGCGACCCGCGGCGACGAGCGGCTGTCGACGTCGGCGGTCGGCAATCGGATCGCCGGACTGCTTTAA
- a CDS encoding MarR family winged helix-turn-helix transcriptional regulator encodes MSTVEAGAGYLVKRVQQALRRRCDAALRPSGLSMAQYTALRALADHPDASASDLARLCFVTRQSLQDVLGGLRAAGLVDGDATRRRGRSVALTLTGEGSARLAAGHEAVLAVEDEMCRGLDATARDRLAEALTTCAHNLEADPAP; translated from the coding sequence ATGTCGACCGTCGAAGCCGGTGCCGGCTACCTGGTGAAGCGAGTGCAGCAGGCGCTGCGGCGCCGCTGCGATGCCGCACTCCGTCCCTCCGGGCTGTCCATGGCGCAGTACACCGCGCTGCGCGCCCTCGCCGACCATCCCGACGCGTCGGCGTCGGACCTGGCGCGGCTGTGCTTCGTCACCCGACAGTCGCTGCAAGACGTGCTGGGCGGTCTGCGCGCCGCCGGCCTGGTCGACGGCGACGCGACGCGACGGCGGGGCCGCTCGGTGGCGCTGACGCTCACGGGCGAGGGGAGCGCACGGCTCGCCGCTGGGCACGAGGCGGTTCTCGCCGTCGAGGACGAGATGTGCCGGGGGCTCGACGCGACCGCTCGCGACCGGCTCGCCGAGGCGCTCACCACGTGCGCGCACAACCTGGAAGCCGACCCGGCCCCGTGA
- a CDS encoding antibiotic biosynthesis monooxygenase — protein MTTIDPHASCATLINVFTVAPERAHALAAVLTAATDEVIRYLPGFVSANIHVSTDGSRVVNYAQWTDAEACAAMRENPAAQAHMREAAEIADGFDPHWYTVESVHQRA, from the coding sequence ATGACGACCATCGACCCGCACGCGTCCTGCGCCACGCTCATCAACGTCTTCACGGTGGCCCCGGAACGCGCGCACGCCCTGGCCGCCGTCCTGACGGCCGCCACCGACGAGGTCATTCGCTACCTGCCGGGTTTCGTCTCGGCCAACATCCACGTCAGCACCGACGGCTCCCGCGTCGTCAACTACGCCCAGTGGACGGACGCCGAAGCGTGCGCCGCCATGCGCGAGAACCCGGCGGCGCAGGCGCACATGCGCGAGGCAGCCGAGATCGCCGACGGCTTTGACCCGCACTGGTACACCGTCGAGTCGGTGCACCAGCGGGCTTAA
- a CDS encoding phytoene/squalene synthase family protein, translating into MIGSELDAAGVREPELREAYGRCRSINAQHGRTFFLATRLLAPDQRPAVHALYGFARHADDILDTFDGASTADRADRLQGLATDLFKRLVEGEEAGDDPTLAAVTHTARAYDIDWQLFDDFLKSMRMDLTVTDYPDRAAINRYMYGSAEVIGLQMLPVLGTVAPREEVAPYAAALGTAFQLTNFLRDIDEDLDRGRVYLPADELAAHGVDRELLEWCHTTKRTDQRVRAALVEQHAITRGVYTYARRGIDLLEPRSRPCIGAALTLYSEILDRIEEIDFAVFGTRATVGTGRRLAVAAGGLTRAWRARLGSRGA; encoded by the coding sequence GTGATCGGTTCGGAGCTGGACGCGGCGGGGGTTCGCGAACCGGAGCTGCGCGAGGCCTACGGGCGGTGCCGTTCCATCAACGCCCAGCACGGCCGCACGTTCTTCCTCGCCACCCGCCTGCTGGCCCCCGACCAGCGACCCGCCGTGCACGCCCTGTACGGCTTCGCCCGGCACGCCGACGACATCCTCGACACGTTCGACGGCGCCAGCACCGCCGATCGCGCCGACCGTCTGCAGGGTCTCGCCACCGATCTGTTCAAGCGCCTCGTCGAGGGCGAGGAGGCCGGCGACGACCCGACGCTGGCGGCGGTGACGCACACCGCACGGGCGTACGACATCGACTGGCAGCTCTTCGACGACTTCCTCAAGTCCATGCGCATGGACCTGACCGTCACCGACTATCCGGACCGCGCCGCCATCAACCGCTACATGTACGGCTCCGCCGAGGTGATCGGCCTGCAGATGTTGCCCGTCCTCGGCACCGTCGCGCCCCGCGAGGAAGTCGCCCCCTACGCCGCGGCGCTCGGTACCGCCTTCCAGCTCACCAACTTCCTGCGCGACATCGACGAGGACCTCGACCGCGGCCGGGTGTACCTGCCGGCGGACGAACTCGCCGCACACGGCGTCGACCGCGAACTGCTCGAGTGGTGCCACACCACCAAGCGCACCGATCAACGCGTCCGCGCCGCCCTGGTGGAGCAGCACGCGATCACCCGCGGTGTCTACACCTACGCCCGCCGCGGCATCGACCTGCTCGAACCGCGGTCGCGCCCGTGCATCGGTGCGGCGCTCACGCTGTACTCCGAGATCCTCGACCGCATCGAGGAGATCGACTTCGCGGTGTTCGGTACGCGAGCGACCGTGGGTACCGGGCGCCGGCTGGCGGTGGCGGCCGGCGGCCTGACCCGCGCCTGGCGGGCGCGCCTCGGCAGCCGGGGGGCGTGA
- the crtI gene encoding phytoene desaturase family protein codes for MRSLSGPTDDVVVVGAGLSGLAAALHLAGRGRKVTVVERGEHPGGRVGRADVRGHLIDTGPTVLTMPDIIDEAFAAVGDSLAGRVEMLPVDPAYRASFADGSSLEVHGDAQAMATAIERFAGRAQADGYLELRRWLSRLYEIEFDGFIGSNFDSPLSLVTPQLARLVALGGFRRWESVVGRFITDERLKRVFTFQALYAGVPPQRALAVYAVIAYMDTIAGVYFPKGGVRALPDGMAAAAADAGVEFVYGATVSALDHDGSRVRAVHTDTGERFAADAVVLTTELPDTYRLLGRTPRRALRLRPAPSAVVAHVGCRAVTNDIAGHHNILFGDAWEQTFRDIIDDGRVMRDPSILVTRPTAGDPTLAPAGRDLLYVLAPAPNTQVGRIDWAATRDDYVQRMLDAVRDRLPGVAEDADLLHVIDPADWERQGMAAGTPFALAHTFAQTGPFRPANTVRGIDNAVLAGSSTVPGVGVPTAILSGKLAADRVTGSGVTDKRIRTVVS; via the coding sequence ATGCGCAGCCTCAGCGGGCCCACCGACGACGTCGTGGTGGTCGGCGCCGGCCTGTCCGGGCTGGCGGCCGCTCTGCACCTCGCCGGCCGGGGCCGCAAGGTCACCGTCGTCGAACGCGGCGAGCACCCCGGCGGCCGGGTGGGCCGCGCCGACGTGCGGGGCCACCTCATCGACACCGGGCCGACGGTGCTGACCATGCCCGACATCATCGACGAGGCGTTCGCCGCCGTCGGTGACTCGCTGGCGGGACGCGTCGAGATGCTGCCGGTCGACCCCGCCTACCGCGCGTCCTTCGCCGACGGCAGCAGCCTCGAGGTGCACGGCGACGCGCAGGCGATGGCGACGGCCATCGAAAGGTTCGCCGGCCGGGCACAGGCCGACGGCTACCTGGAACTGCGCCGCTGGCTGTCGCGGCTGTACGAGATCGAGTTCGACGGCTTCATCGGCAGCAACTTCGATTCCCCGCTGTCCCTGGTGACGCCGCAGCTGGCCCGGCTGGTGGCCCTCGGCGGCTTCCGGCGCTGGGAGTCGGTGGTCGGCCGGTTCATCACCGACGAGCGGCTCAAGCGCGTCTTCACCTTCCAGGCGCTGTACGCGGGCGTGCCGCCGCAGCGCGCGCTGGCGGTGTACGCCGTCATCGCCTACATGGACACCATCGCCGGCGTGTACTTCCCCAAGGGCGGCGTGCGCGCCCTGCCCGACGGGATGGCCGCCGCCGCGGCCGACGCGGGTGTCGAATTCGTCTACGGTGCCACGGTTTCCGCGCTCGATCACGACGGGTCGCGGGTGCGGGCGGTGCACACCGACACCGGTGAGCGGTTCGCCGCCGACGCGGTGGTGCTCACCACCGAACTGCCCGATACCTACCGGCTGTTGGGCCGGACACCGCGCCGGGCGCTGCGGCTGCGGCCCGCGCCGTCGGCCGTGGTCGCCCACGTCGGCTGCCGCGCGGTCACCAATGACATTGCGGGACATCACAACATCCTCTTCGGCGACGCGTGGGAGCAGACCTTCCGCGACATCATCGACGACGGCCGGGTCATGAGGGACCCGTCCATCCTCGTGACCCGTCCCACCGCGGGCGACCCGACGCTCGCCCCCGCCGGCCGCGACCTGCTGTACGTGCTGGCGCCCGCGCCCAACACCCAGGTCGGCCGGATCGACTGGGCGGCCACCCGCGACGACTACGTGCAGCGCATGCTGGACGCCGTCCGCGACCGGTTGCCCGGGGTCGCCGAGGACGCCGATCTGCTGCACGTGATCGACCCCGCCGACTGGGAACGTCAGGGCATGGCCGCGGGCACCCCGTTCGCGCTGGCGCACACCTTCGCCCAGACCGGGCCGTTCCGGCCGGCGAACACCGTGCGGGGCATCGACAACGCCGTGCTCGCCGGCTCGTCGACGGTGCCCGGCGTCGGCGTGCCCACGGCGATCCTGTCGGGCAAACTGGCCGCGGACAGGGTGACCGGAAGCGGCGTGACGGACAAGAGGATTCGGACGGTGGTCTCGTGA
- a CDS encoding phytoene desaturase family protein — protein MGGNETDVDVTVVGSGPNGLSAAVVLARAGLRVRVLEAQSTAGGGARTATDPEYGGVRHDVCSAVHPLGRASPFFAEFDLAARGVDLVAPEVSYANPLPGRPAAIAYHRLDRTCAELDDGASWRRLFGPLTEHVDGVLGFFLGDKRSLPPDLPTTVRTGLRVLAMGSPAWNVLRGEDARALFTGVGVHAIHRVPSPVNSGAGVMLGTVAHTAGWPVPVGGTQRIADALIADVRAHGGELVLGHRVTSPPGGVVVYDTAPTALLDVYGDAVPARYAKALRRYRFGPGVCKVDFVLAGDIPWRDPRLAGAGTVHLGGTRARMALAEREVAAGRHAEWPMTLAALPHLADPSRIDAQGRRPLWTYAHVPSGSTADLTETITAQFEQAAPGFRDLVLAARCVPAARMADHDANYVGGDIIVGGATLFAAMVGPTLRANPWTTPIPGAYLCSSATPPGTGVHGMSGYYAARTVLRREFGIRRMPSLAP, from the coding sequence GTGGGCGGGAACGAGACGGACGTCGACGTCACCGTGGTCGGCAGCGGACCGAACGGGCTCAGCGCCGCCGTGGTCCTGGCCCGGGCGGGCCTGCGGGTGCGCGTGCTCGAGGCGCAGAGCACCGCGGGCGGCGGCGCCCGCACCGCGACCGACCCCGAGTACGGCGGCGTGCGGCACGACGTGTGCTCGGCAGTGCACCCGCTGGGCAGGGCGTCCCCGTTCTTCGCCGAGTTCGACCTCGCGGCCCGCGGCGTGGACCTGGTGGCGCCGGAGGTGTCCTACGCCAACCCGCTGCCCGGCCGTCCGGCGGCGATCGCGTACCACCGGCTGGACCGGACGTGCGCCGAACTCGACGACGGCGCCTCGTGGCGTCGCCTGTTCGGCCCGCTCACCGAGCACGTCGACGGGGTGCTGGGGTTCTTCCTCGGCGACAAGCGTTCACTGCCACCGGATCTGCCGACCACGGTGCGTACCGGGCTGCGGGTGCTGGCCATGGGCAGCCCGGCGTGGAACGTGCTGCGCGGCGAGGACGCGCGTGCCCTGTTCACCGGCGTCGGCGTGCACGCGATCCACCGCGTGCCGTCTCCGGTGAACAGCGGCGCCGGCGTCATGCTCGGCACCGTCGCGCACACCGCCGGGTGGCCGGTGCCGGTCGGCGGCACCCAGCGGATCGCCGACGCGCTGATCGCCGACGTGCGCGCGCACGGCGGCGAACTCGTCCTGGGTCACCGGGTGACCTCTCCGCCCGGCGGCGTCGTCGTGTACGACACGGCGCCCACCGCGCTGCTCGACGTCTACGGCGACGCCGTCCCCGCGCGGTACGCGAAGGCGTTGCGGCGCTACCGCTTCGGGCCCGGCGTGTGCAAGGTCGACTTCGTGCTCGCCGGCGACATCCCCTGGCGCGACCCGCGTCTCGCCGGCGCGGGCACCGTGCACCTGGGCGGCACCCGGGCCAGGATGGCGCTCGCCGAGCGCGAGGTCGCCGCGGGCCGCCACGCCGAGTGGCCGATGACGCTGGCCGCGCTGCCGCACCTGGCCGACCCGTCGCGCATCGACGCCCAGGGGCGCCGGCCGCTATGGACCTACGCCCACGTGCCGTCGGGCTCGACGGCCGACCTCACCGAGACCATCACCGCCCAGTTCGAGCAGGCCGCCCCCGGCTTCCGCGACCTGGTGCTGGCGGCGCGCTGCGTGCCCGCCGCCCGGATGGCCGATCACGATGCGAACTACGTCGGAGGGGACATCATCGTCGGCGGCGCGACGCTGTTCGCGGCCATGGTCGGACCCACACTGCGGGCCAACCCGTGGACGACCCCGATACCGGGGGCCTACCTGTGTTCTTCGGCGACCCCACCCGGCACCGGGGTGCACGGCATGTCCGGGTACTACGCGGCCCGCACGGTGCTGCGGCGCGAGTTCGGCATCCGCCGGATGCCGTCGCTGGCGCCGTGA
- the serA gene encoding phosphoglycerate dehydrogenase: MSLPVVLIADKLAESTVAALGDQVEVRWVDGPDRPKLLAAVPEADALLVRSATTVDAEVLAAAPKLKIVARAGVGLDNVDVDAATARGVLVVNAPTSNIHSAAEHALALLLATARQIPAADATLRAHTWKRSSFSGTEIFGKTVGVVGLGRIGQLVAQRLAAFGAHITAYDPYVSPARAAQLGIELLPLDELLGRADFISVHLPKTKETAGLFGADALAKTKPGVIIVNAARGGLIDEQALADAITKGHVRGAGLDVFATEPCTDSPLFDLPQVVVTPHLGASTAEAQDRAGTDVAASVKLALAGEFVPDAVNVGGGTVGEEVAPWLDLVRKLGLLVGALSPELPTTLCVQVRGELASEQVDVLRLSALRGLFSAVIEEQVTFVNAPALAAERGVEASIDTASESPNHRSVVDVRGVAADGSSVNVAGTLSGPQQVEKIVQVNERNLDLRAEGVNLIINYDDQPGALGKIGTLLGSAGVNILAAQLSQDADGGGATIMLRLDRPVPDDVLSRIGREVSAATLELVDLS, from the coding sequence GTGAGTCTCCCCGTCGTTCTGATCGCCGACAAGCTGGCCGAGTCGACCGTCGCCGCCCTGGGTGACCAGGTGGAGGTGCGCTGGGTCGATGGTCCGGACCGGCCCAAGCTGCTCGCCGCCGTCCCCGAGGCCGACGCCCTGCTGGTCCGCTCCGCGACCACCGTGGACGCCGAGGTGCTCGCCGCGGCGCCCAAGCTGAAGATCGTCGCCCGCGCGGGCGTCGGCCTCGACAACGTCGACGTCGACGCCGCCACCGCGCGCGGCGTGCTCGTCGTCAACGCCCCCACCTCCAACATCCACAGCGCCGCCGAGCACGCGCTGGCGCTGCTGCTCGCCACGGCCCGACAGATCCCGGCCGCCGACGCGACGCTGCGCGCCCACACCTGGAAGCGGTCGTCGTTCTCGGGCACCGAGATCTTCGGCAAGACCGTCGGCGTCGTCGGCCTCGGGCGCATCGGCCAGCTGGTGGCCCAGCGGCTGGCCGCATTCGGCGCGCACATCACCGCCTACGACCCCTACGTGTCGCCGGCCCGCGCCGCCCAGCTCGGCATCGAGCTGCTGCCGCTCGACGAACTGCTGGGACGCGCCGACTTCATCTCCGTGCACCTGCCGAAGACCAAGGAGACCGCCGGACTGTTCGGCGCCGACGCGCTCGCCAAGACCAAGCCGGGCGTCATCATCGTCAACGCCGCGCGCGGCGGTCTGATCGACGAGCAGGCGCTCGCCGACGCCATCACCAAGGGACACGTGCGCGGGGCCGGGCTCGACGTGTTCGCCACCGAACCCTGCACGGACAGCCCGCTGTTCGACCTCCCGCAGGTCGTCGTCACGCCGCACCTCGGCGCGTCGACGGCCGAGGCGCAGGACCGTGCCGGCACCGACGTGGCGGCGAGCGTGAAGCTGGCGCTGGCCGGTGAGTTCGTGCCCGACGCCGTGAACGTCGGCGGCGGCACGGTCGGCGAGGAGGTCGCGCCGTGGCTCGACCTGGTGCGCAAGCTCGGCCTCCTGGTGGGGGCGCTGTCGCCGGAGCTGCCGACCACCCTGTGCGTGCAGGTGCGCGGTGAGCTGGCCTCCGAGCAGGTCGACGTACTGCGGCTGTCGGCACTGCGCGGCCTGTTCTCCGCGGTGATCGAGGAGCAGGTGACGTTCGTCAACGCCCCGGCGCTGGCCGCCGAGCGCGGCGTCGAGGCGAGCATCGACACCGCCTCGGAGAGCCCGAACCACCGCAGCGTCGTCGACGTGCGCGGCGTGGCCGCCGACGGCTCGTCGGTCAACGTGGCCGGCACGCTGTCCGGCCCGCAGCAGGTCGAGAAGATCGTGCAGGTCAACGAGCGCAACCTCGACCTGCGCGCCGAGGGCGTCAACCTGATCATCAACTACGACGATCAGCCCGGCGCGCTGGGCAAGATCGGCACGCTGCTGGGCAGCGCCGGGGTCAACATCCTGGCCGCGCAGCTGAGCCAGGACGCCGACGGCGGGGGCGCCACCATCATGCTGCGGCTGGACCGGCCGGTGCCCGACGACGTGCTGTCGCGCATCGGCAGGGAGGTCAGCGCCGCGACGCTGGAACTGGTGGACCTGTCGTGA
- a CDS encoding polyprenyl synthetase family protein: MSGGSNHGRAPLTTAVTHGALAELTTADDWRRDLREEVLRRVGDFVATRCATDLAGADVVLDVLRGFVDGGKCLRSTFLYVGWLCRGDAQPVGPVLDAAASLELLHAFALLQDDVMDRSATRRGRPAAHVGFASWHRANGLSGSPERFGESAAVLLGDLCLVWAERMLRESGLDAAALDRAWPRYDEMRTELAVGQFADLVNDAAGLPPLERVLDVARRKSGNYTVRRPLEIGGALADCSPRVMTRLSGYGDAVGEAFQLRDDLLGVFGTPAVTGKPIASDLTDRKATSVVVAAHHLADATTRREMTDLMNASDLSAADVERWRRLIAAAGAPEWIEQMIDERLAHALDLVETGDMPDVARTALADMAAVCTDRAA; encoded by the coding sequence ATGAGCGGCGGTTCGAACCATGGCAGGGCACCCCTGACGACGGCGGTGACACACGGCGCACTCGCCGAACTGACGACGGCGGACGACTGGCGGCGCGATCTGCGCGAGGAGGTGTTGCGCCGCGTCGGCGACTTCGTCGCCACGCGCTGCGCCACCGACCTCGCGGGCGCCGACGTCGTCCTCGACGTCCTGCGCGGATTCGTCGACGGCGGCAAGTGCCTGCGCTCGACGTTCCTCTACGTCGGCTGGCTGTGCCGGGGCGACGCACAGCCCGTGGGCCCGGTGCTCGACGCCGCGGCCAGCCTCGAACTGCTGCACGCCTTCGCCCTGCTGCAGGATGACGTCATGGACCGTTCGGCGACGCGACGGGGACGGCCCGCGGCGCACGTCGGCTTCGCGTCGTGGCATCGCGCGAACGGCCTCTCCGGCTCGCCCGAGCGCTTCGGGGAGTCCGCGGCGGTGCTGCTCGGCGACCTGTGCCTGGTGTGGGCCGAACGCATGCTGCGCGAGAGCGGCCTCGACGCCGCCGCGCTGGACCGGGCCTGGCCCCGCTACGACGAGATGCGCACCGAACTCGCCGTCGGCCAGTTCGCCGACCTGGTGAACGACGCGGCGGGATTGCCCCCGCTGGAACGCGTCCTCGACGTGGCCCGGCGCAAGTCCGGCAACTACACGGTGCGCCGACCGCTCGAGATCGGCGGCGCGCTGGCCGACTGCAGCCCGCGGGTGATGACCCGCCTGAGCGGTTACGGCGACGCCGTCGGCGAGGCGTTCCAGCTGCGCGACGACCTGCTCGGCGTCTTCGGCACCCCCGCCGTCACCGGCAAGCCGATCGCCTCCGACCTCACCGACCGCAAGGCGACCAGCGTCGTCGTCGCGGCCCACCACCTCGCCGATGCCACCACCCGACGGGAGATGACCGACCTGATGAACGCCTCGGACCTGAGTGCCGCCGACGTCGAGCGCTGGCGGCGGCTGATCGCCGCGGCCGGCGCACCGGAGTGGATCGAGCAGATGATCGACGAAAGGCTGGCGCACGCGCTGGACCTTGTCGAGACTGGTGACATGCCGGACGTCGCGAGGACCGCCCTGGCCGACATGGCCGCCGTCTGCACGGATCGGGCCGCCTGA